A region from the Populus trichocarpa isolate Nisqually-1 chromosome 18, P.trichocarpa_v4.1, whole genome shotgun sequence genome encodes:
- the LOC18103408 gene encoding cysteine-rich receptor-like protein kinase 7 isoform X1, with protein MACNSTMIITLLLFLSSYVHSSNSQETWIRAGYWDSVSELPVSNINSALFTHLICAFSRINSSTYHIHINSSKESYFSTFTGTVRVKNPSVKTLLSILARRGGLPTFSSMINQSSYRKSFIESSIYTARLYGFDGLDLSVGPSISINMTNLGILFDEWRDAIASDSRKSGKSQLLLVMSATYSPAQHSVTYPIDIMKRTLDWIHLVAYDYHVPAEFNFTGAHAALYGTSNWVNTDEWIKEWLRGGLSASKLVLGLPYHGYAWRLVNPNEKAFGAPSSGPGVTSDGSMGYKNIKSFIQGYGYGAAAVYNSTYVTKLFVVGSTWINFDDVETIKAKISYAKENNLSGYSVFQLSNDDNWILSRAAQGKDEDGLNKRKVLVTILVTIAVVFLVLGTIICCYFKRKKVGSKEIAGSVQKSLSATRVINSDAPNLQALSFDTIAAATNNFSSENKLGTGGFGSVYKGKLPNGKEIAVKRLSKTSTQGEEEFKNEVTLTEKLQHVNIVTVLGFCAEREEKMLIYEYMPNKSLDIYIYDPIRRYMLDWRKRVQIIEGLTQGLLYLQEYSNFTIIHRDIKSSNVLLDEEMNPKISDFGMARLFRKDELEANTSRIVGTYGYVPPEYVRKGIYSMKYDVYSFGVLLLQIISGKKSTCYYGADENWNLLEYAYELWKDGEGVEFFDPSLDDSFSSCKLTRCLQVALLCVQENPLDRPSMLKISSMLKNENAPIATPKRPSFSTKRDEEEDSVIRNKIYSVNDATISDLEPR; from the exons ATGGCTTGCAACAGTACTATGATCATCACCCTCCTTCTCTTTCTATCATCCTATGTTCACAGCTCAAACTCCCAGGAAACCTGGATTAGAGCAGGTTACTGGGATTCCGTCAGTGAACTGCCCGTTTCTAATATCAATTCTGCTCTTTTTACTCACCTTATATGTGCCTTTTCTCGTATAAATTCTTCTACTTATCATATTCATATTAACTCTTCCAAAGAATCCTACTTCTCTACCTTCACAGGCACTGTCAGGGTTAAGAACCCTTCTGTTAAAACCCTTCTATCCATCTTGGCTAGGAGAGGGGGTCTTCCAACTTTTTCCTCAATGATAAATCAGTCTTCTTATAGGAAGTCTTTTATCGAGTCCTCGATATATACAGCGAGGCTTTATGGTTTTGATGGCCTAGACCTTTCGGTTGGGCCAAGTATAAGCATCAACATGACCAATCTAGGAATCCTTTTCGATGAGTGGCGAGACGCTATAGCTTCTGATTCAAGAAAATCTGGCAAGTCACAGTTGCTCTTGGTAATGTCAGCTACTTACTCGCCTGCTCAGCACTCGGTTACTTATCCTATTGACATCATGAAAAGGACCTTAGATTGGATACATCTTGTTGCATATGACTATCATGTGCCTGCAGAATTTAATTTTACTGGTGCACATGCTGCTTTATATGGCACTTCAAATTGGGTTAACACCGATGAATGGATAAAGGAATGGTTAAGAGGAGGATTATCTGCTAGCAAACTGGTTTTGGGTTTGCCTTACCATGGTTATGCATGGAGACTGGTGAACCCCAACGAAAAAGCGTTTGGGGCACCCTCCTCGGGTCCAGGTGTAACAAGTGATGGCTCCATGGGTTATAAGAATATTAAATCTTTCATTCAAGGTTATGGCTATGGAGCTGCAGCAGTGTACAATTCTACTTATGTTACGAAGCTTTTCGTTGTTGGGTCGACTTGGATCAATTTTGATGATGTGGAGACTATCAAGGCTAAGATTTCTTATGCAAAGGAAAACAATCTTAGTGGTTACAGCGTATTTCAGCTCTCCAATGACGATAATTGGATTCTTTCTCGAGCAG CTCAGGGAAAAGATGAAGATGGGCTGAACAAGAGGAAGGTATTGGTAACTATTCTGGTTACGATTGCTGTGGTCTTTCTCGTGTTGGGCACcataatttgttgttactttaaaaggaaaaaagtcgGCTCAAAAG AAATTGCTGGGAGTGTCCAGAAATCACTATCTGCTACTAGAGTTATTAATAGCGATGCTCCAAATCTGCAAGCACTCAGTTTTGATACGATTGCTGCGGCTACTAATAACTTTTCGAGTGAAAACAAACTTGGAACAGGTGGATTTGGCTCTGTCTacaag GGTAAACTACCTAACGGAAAGGAAATAGCAGTGAAGAGACTATCAAAAACTTCGACTCAAGGTGAAGAGGAGTTCAAAAATGAGGTCACACTTACAGAAAAACTTCAACATGTGAATATAGTTACAGTCTTGGGATTTTGCGCCGAGAGGGAAGAAAAGATGCTGATCTACGAGTACATGCCGAACAAGAGCTTGGATATCTACATCTATG ATCCAATCAGAAGATACATGTTAGATTGGAGAAAACGCGTTCAAATCATTGAAGGTCTTACTCAAGGGCTTCTATATCTCCAAGAATACTCAAATTTTACCATTATTCATCGAGACATAAAGAGTAGCAACGTTCTATTGGATGAGGAAATGAACCCTAAGATATCAGACTTTGGTATGGCTAGGCTCTTCAGGAAAGATGAACTCGAAGCAAACACAAGCAGGATAGTTGGAACATA TGGTTATGTTCCCCCTGAATATGTAAGAAAAGGCATATACTCCATGAAATATGATGTTTACAGCTTTGGAGTTCTACTCCTGCAAATCATAAGTGGCAAGAAGAGTACATGTTACTATGGTGCAGACGAAAACTGGAACCTTCTTGAATAT GCATATGAATTATGGAAAGATGGTGAAGGCGTGGAGTTTTTCGATCCATCGCTAGACGATTCCTTTTCATCATGTAAACTCACAAGATGCCTGCAAGTTGCTCTATTATGCGTCCAAGAAAATCCTTTGGACAGGCCATCTATGTTAAAAATTTCTTCGAtgctaaaaaatgaaaatgcacCTATCGCCACTCCAAAAAGGCCTTCTTTTTCAACCAAAAGAGATGAAGAGGAGGACAGtgttatcaggaataaaatttattctgTGAATGATGCAACAATATCTGACTTGGAACCTCGCTGA
- the LOC18103408 gene encoding cysteine-rich receptor-like protein kinase 7 isoform X3, which translates to MACNTMIITLLLFLSSYVHSSNSQETWIRAGYWDSVSELPVSNINSALFTHLVCAFSNINYSTYHIQINSSKESYFSTFTGTVRVKNPSVKTLLSIAAWGRGLPTLSLMINQSSYRKSFIESSIYTARLYGFDGLDLSVGPSMSINMTNLGILFDEWRDAIASDSRKSGKSQLLLVMSATHSPAQHSATYPIDIMKKTLDWIHLVAYDYHVPAEFNFTGAHAALYGTSNWVNTDEWIKEWLRGGLSASKLVLGLPYHGYAWKLVNPNEKEFGAPSSGPDVTSDGSMGYKNIKSFIQGYGYGAAAVYNSTYVTKLFVVGSTWINFDDVETIKAKISYAKENNLSGYSVFQLSNDDNWNLSRAAQGKDEDGLNKRKVLVTILVTIAVVFLVLGTIICCYFKRKKVGSKEIAGSVQKSLSATRVINSDAPNLQALSFDTIAAATNNFSSENKLGTGGFGSVYKGKLPNGKEIAVKRLSKTSTQGEEEFKNEVTLTEKLQHVNIVTVLGFCAEREEKMLIYEYMPNKSLDIYIYDPIRRYMLDWRKRVQIIEGLTQGLLYLQEYSNFTIIHRDIKSSNVLLDEEMNPKISDFGMARLFRKDELEANTSRIVGTYGYVPPEYVRKGIYSMKYDVYSFGVLLLQIISGKKSTCYYGADENWNLLEYAYELWKDGEGVEFFDPSLDDSFSSCKLTRCLQVALLCVQENPLDRPSMLKISSMLKNENAPIATPKRPSFSTKRDEEEDSVIRNKIYSVNDATISDLEPR; encoded by the exons ATGGCTTGCAACACTATGATCATCACCCTCCTTCTCTTTCTATCTTCCTATGTTCACAGCTCAAACTCCCAGGAAACCTGGATTAGAGCAGGTTACTGGGATTCCGTCAGTGAACTGCCCGTTTCTAATATCAATTCTGCTCTTTTTACTCACCTTGTATGTGCCTTCTCTAATATAAATTATTCTACTTATCATATTCAAATCAACTCTTCCAAAGAATCCTACTTCTCTACCTTCACAGGCACTGTCAGGGTTAAAAACCCTTCAGTTAAAACCCTTCTATCCATCGCGGCTTGGGGAAGGGGTCTTCCAACGTTATCCTTGATGATAAATCAGTCTTCTTATAGAAAGTCTTTTATCGAGTCCTCGATATATACAGCGAGGCTTTATGGTTTTGATGGCCTAGACCTTTCGGTTGGGCCAAGTATGAGCATCAACATGACCAATCTAGGAATCCTTTTCGATGAGTGGCGAGACGCTATAGCTTCTGATTCAAGAAAATCTGGCAAGTCACAGTTGCTCTTGGTAATGTCAGCTACTCACTCGCCTGCTCAGCACTCGGCTACTTATCCTATTGACATCATGAAAAAGACCTTAGATTGGATACATCTTGTTGCATATGACTATCATGTGCCTGCAGAATTTAATTTTACTGGTGCACATGCTGCTTTATATGGCACTTCAAATTGGGTTAACACCGATGAATGGATAAAGGAATGGTTAAGAGGAGGATTATCTGCTAGCAAACTGGTTTTGGGTTTGCCTTACCATGGTTATGCATGGAAACTGGTGAACCCCAACGAAAAAGAGTTTGGGGCACCCTCCTCGGGTCCAGATGTAACAAGTGATGGCTCCATGGGTTATAAGAATATTAAATCTTTCATTCAAGGTTATGGCTATGGAGCTGCAGCAGTGTACAATTCTACCTATGTTACGAAGCTTTTCGTTGTTGGGTCGACTTGGATCAATTTTGATGATGTGGAGACTATCAAGGCTAAGATTTCTTATGCAAAGGAAAACAATCTTAGTGGTTACAGCGTATTTCAGCTCTCCAATGACGATAATTGGAATCTTTCTCGAGCAG CTCAGGGAAAAGATGAAGATGGGCTGAACAAGAGGAAGGTATTGGTAACTATTCTGGTTACGATTGCTGTGGTCTTTCTCGTGTTGGGCACcataatttgttgttactttaaaaggaaaaaagtcgGCTCAAAAG AAATTGCTGGGAGTGTCCAGAAATCACTATCTGCTACTAGAGTTATTAATAGCGATGCTCCAAATCTGCAAGCACTCAGTTTTGATACGATTGCTGCGGCTACTAATAACTTTTCGAGTGAAAACAAACTTGGAACAGGTGGATTTGGCTCTGTCTacaag GGTAAACTACCTAACGGAAAGGAAATAGCAGTGAAGAGACTATCAAAAACTTCGACTCAAGGTGAAGAGGAGTTCAAAAATGAGGTCACACTTACAGAAAAACTTCAACATGTGAATATAGTTACAGTCTTGGGATTTTGCGCCGAGAGGGAAGAAAAGATGCTGATCTACGAGTACATGCCGAACAAGAGCTTGGATATCTACATCTATG ATCCAATCAGAAGATACATGTTAGATTGGAGAAAACGCGTTCAAATCATTGAAGGTCTTACTCAAGGGCTTCTATATCTCCAAGAATACTCAAATTTTACCATTATTCATCGAGACATAAAGAGTAGCAACGTTCTATTGGATGAGGAAATGAACCCTAAGATATCAGACTTTGGTATGGCTAGGCTCTTCAGGAAAGATGAACTCGAAGCAAACACAAGCAGGATAGTTGGAACATA TGGTTATGTTCCCCCTGAATATGTAAGAAAAGGCATATACTCCATGAAATATGATGTTTACAGCTTTGGAGTTCTACTCCTGCAAATCATAAGTGGCAAGAAGAGTACATGTTACTATGGTGCAGACGAAAACTGGAACCTTCTTGAATAT GCATATGAATTATGGAAAGATGGTGAAGGCGTGGAGTTTTTCGATCCATCGCTAGACGATTCCTTTTCATCATGTAAACTCACAAGATGCCTGCAAGTTGCTCTATTATGCGTCCAAGAAAATCCTTTGGACAGGCCATCTATGTTAAAAATTTCTTCGAtgctaaaaaatgaaaatgcacCTATCGCCACTCCAAAAAGGCCTTCTTTTTCAACCAAAAGAGATGAAGAGGAGGACAGtgttatcaggaataaaatttattctgTGAATGATGCAACAATATCTGACTTGGAACCTCGCTGA
- the LOC18103408 gene encoding cysteine-rich receptor-like protein kinase 7 isoform X2, translated as MACNSTMIITLLLFLSSYVHSSNSQETWIRAGYWDSVSELPVSNINSALFTHLICAFSRINSSTYHIHINSSKESYFSTFTGTVRVKNPSVKTLLSILARRGGLPTFSSMINQSSYRKSFIESSIYTARLYGFDGLDLSVGPSISINMTNLGILFDEWRDAIASDSRKSGKSQLLLVMSATYSPAQHSVTYPIDIMKRTLDWIHLVAYDYHVPAEFNFTGAHAALYGTSNWVNTDEWIKEWLRGGLSASKLVLGLPYHGYAWRLVNPNEKAFGAPSSGPGVTSDGSMGYKNIKSFIQGYGYGAAAVYNSTYVTKLFVVGSTWINFDDVETIKAKISYAKENNLSGYSVFQLSNDDNWILSRAAQGKDEDGLNKRNVLVTILVTIAVVFLVLGTIICCYFRRKKLGSKEIAGSVQKSLSATRVINSDAPNLQALSFDTIAAATNNFSSENKLGAGGFGSVYKGKLPNGKEIAVKRLSKTSTQGEEEFKNEVTLTEKLQHVNIVTVLGFCTEREEKMLIYEYMPNKSLDFYIYDPIRRYMLDWRKRVQIIEGLTQGLLYLQEYSNFTIIHRDIKSSNILLDEEMNPKISDFGMARLFRKDELEANTSRIVGTYGYVPPEYVRKGIYSMKYDVYSFGVLLLQIISGKRSTCYYGADENWNLLEYAYELWKDGEGVEFFDPSLDDSFSSCKLTRCLQVALLCVQENPLDRPSMLKISSMLKNENAPIATPKRPSFSTKRDEEEDSVIRNKIYSVNDATISDLEPR; from the exons ATGGCTTGCAACAGTACTATGATCATCACCCTCCTTCTCTTTCTATCATCCTATGTTCACAGCTCAAACTCCCAGGAAACCTGGATTAGAGCAGGTTACTGGGATTCCGTCAGTGAACTGCCCGTTTCTAATATCAATTCTGCTCTTTTTACTCACCTTATATGTGCCTTTTCTCGTATAAATTCTTCTACTTATCATATTCATATTAACTCTTCCAAAGAATCCTACTTCTCTACCTTCACAGGCACTGTCAGGGTTAAGAACCCTTCTGTTAAAACCCTTCTATCCATCTTGGCTAGGAGAGGGGGTCTTCCAACTTTTTCCTCAATGATAAATCAGTCTTCTTATAGGAAGTCTTTTATCGAGTCCTCGATATATACAGCGAGGCTTTATGGTTTTGATGGCCTAGACCTTTCGGTTGGGCCAAGTATAAGCATCAACATGACCAATCTAGGAATCCTTTTCGATGAGTGGCGAGACGCTATAGCTTCTGATTCAAGAAAATCTGGCAAGTCACAGTTGCTCTTGGTAATGTCAGCTACTTACTCGCCTGCTCAGCACTCGGTTACTTATCCTATTGACATCATGAAAAGGACCTTAGATTGGATACATCTTGTTGCATATGACTATCATGTGCCTGCAGAATTTAATTTTACTGGTGCACATGCTGCTTTATATGGCACTTCAAATTGGGTTAACACCGATGAATGGATAAAGGAATGGTTAAGAGGAGGATTATCTGCTAGCAAACTGGTTTTGGGTTTGCCTTACCATGGTTATGCATGGAGACTGGTGAACCCCAACGAAAAAGCGTTTGGGGCACCCTCCTCGGGTCCAGGTGTAACAAGTGATGGCTCCATGGGTTATAAGAATATTAAATCTTTCATTCAAGGTTATGGCTATGGAGCTGCAGCAGTGTACAATTCTACTTATGTTACGAAGCTTTTCGTTGTTGGGTCGACTTGGATCAATTTTGATGATGTGGAGACTATCAAGGCTAAGATTTCTTATGCAAAGGAAAACAATCTTAGTGGTTACAGCGTATTTCAGCTCTCCAATGACGATAATTGGATTCTTTCTCGAGCAG CTCAGGGAAAAGATGAAGATGGGCTGAACAAGAGGAACGTATTGGTAACTATTCTGGTTACGATTGCTGTGGTCTTTCTCGTGTTGGGCACcataatttgttgttactttagaaggaaaaaactcGGCTCAAAAG AAATTGCTGGGAGTGTCCAAAAATCACTATCTGCTACTAGAGTTATTAATAGCGATGCTCCAAATCTGCAAGCACTCAGTTTTGATACGATTGCTGCGGCTACTAATAACTTTTCGAGTGAAAACAAACTTGGAGCAGGTGGATTTGGCTCTGTCTacaag GGTAAACTACCTAACGGAAAGGAAATAGCAGTGAAGAGACTATCAAAAACTTCGACCCAAGGTGAAGAGGAGTTCAAAAATGAGGTCACACTTACAGAAAAACTTCAACATGTGAATATTGTTACAGTTTTGGGATTTTGCACCGAGAGGGAAGAAAAGATGCTGATCTACGAGTACATGCCGAACAAGAGCTTGGATTTCTACATCTATG ATCCAATCAGAAGATACATGTTAGATTGGAGAAAACGCGTTCAAATCATTGAAGGTCTTACTCAAGGGCTTCTATATCTCCAAGAATACTCAAATTTTACCATTATTCATCGAGACATAAAGAGTAGCAACATTCTATTGGATGAGGAAATGAACCCTAAGATATCAGACTTTGGTATGGCTAGGCTCTTCAGGAAAGATGAACTCGAAGCAAACACAAGCAGGATAGTTGGAACATA TGGTTATGTCCCCCCTGAATATGTAAGAAAAGGCATATACTCCATGAAATATGATGTTTACAGCTTTGGAGTTCTACTCCTGCAAATCATAAGTGGTAAGAGGAGTACATGTTACTATGGTGCAGACGAAAACTGGAACCTTCTTGAATAT GCATATGAATTATGGAAAGATGGTGAAGGCGTGGAGTTTTTCGATCCATCGCTAGACGATTCCTTTTCATCATGTAAACTCACAAGATGCCTGCAAGTTGCTCTATTATGCGTCCAAGAAAATCCTTTGGACAGGCCATCTATGTTAAAAATTTCTTCGAtgctaaaaaatgaaaatgcacCTATCGCCACTCCAAAAAGGCCTTCTTTTTCAACCAAAAGAGATGAAGAGGAGGACAGtgttatcaggaataaaatttattctgTGAATGATGCAACAATATCTGACTTGGAACCTCGCTGA